In Candidatus Thiodictyon syntrophicum, a genomic segment contains:
- a CDS encoding TRAP transporter small permease subunit translates to MDLLLRLAAVIDALNRRIGRATIWLVLGCVLLSALTATLRYLLDWGSNAMIEAQWFMFGLVFLLCAPWTLQEQGHVRVDILYTRLPPRGRVWVDCLGALLFLLPVSVLIVWDSWGWFLLSFHQNESSFNPGGLWWWPMKLAIPIAFSLLAAQGVSEIIKGAAILMGRRPLPAVPAGH, encoded by the coding sequence GTGGACCTGTTGCTGCGCCTCGCGGCAGTCATCGATGCCCTCAACCGCCGGATCGGGCGCGCCACGATCTGGCTGGTCCTGGGCTGCGTGCTGCTCAGCGCCCTGACCGCGACCCTGCGCTATCTGCTCGATTGGGGCTCGAACGCCATGATCGAGGCGCAGTGGTTCATGTTCGGCCTCGTGTTTCTGCTCTGCGCCCCCTGGACCCTCCAGGAGCAGGGCCATGTGCGGGTCGACATCCTCTATACGCGACTGCCGCCGCGCGGCCGGGTCTGGGTCGATTGCCTGGGGGCGCTGCTGTTTCTGCTGCCTGTGTCTGTGCTGATCGTCTGGGACTCCTGGGGCTGGTTCCTGCTCTCCTTTCACCAGAACGAGTCGTCCTTCAATCCGGGAGGCCTGTGGTGGTGGCCCATGAAGCTCGCCATTCCAATCGCCTTCTCGCTGCTCGCCGCCCAGGGCGTCTCCGAGATCATCAAGGGTGCTGCGATCCTGATGGGGCGGCGGCCACTGCCGGCCGTCCCGGCGGGGCACTGA
- a CDS encoding TRAP transporter large permease: MTIWLAANLAPVMFSALVLFLLIGYPVAFSLAAVGMLFGWIGVELGLLTPALLQALPDRVFGIMRNEILLAIPFFTFMGLVLERSGMAEDLLDTVGRIFGGVRGGLAYAVIFVGALLAATTGVVAASVIAMGLISLPIMLRYGYDRPLAAGVIAASGTLAQIIPPSLVLIVMADVLGRSVGDMYKGALLPGLLLTGFYVLYVFGNSVLRPHALPALPASARTLRGRALAWRISVALIPPLALIFLVLGTIFIGWATPTEGGAMGAVGALLLALAKGRLTRAVLVQAMAATAKITSFVVFILIGSSVFSLTFRGVSGDLWVEHLLLGLPGGALGFLIVVNLMVFVLAFFLDFFEIAFIILPLLAPVAAKLGIDLVWFGVLIGVNLQTSFMHPPFGFALFYLRSVAPPAVRTADIYWGAVPFLGIQVLMVVLIVAFPQVVNWGLDTTAARGTPTEVTIPDQGGGASLLDSQEYDGAFKVQDESGKQ; the protein is encoded by the coding sequence ATGACGATCTGGCTCGCCGCCAATCTGGCGCCGGTGATGTTCTCGGCCCTGGTGCTGTTTCTGCTCATCGGGTATCCGGTCGCCTTCTCGCTCGCCGCGGTCGGGATGCTGTTCGGTTGGATCGGGGTCGAGCTTGGGCTGCTTACCCCGGCCCTGCTGCAGGCCCTGCCGGACCGGGTGTTCGGCATCATGCGCAATGAGATCCTGCTCGCGATCCCCTTTTTCACCTTTATGGGGCTGGTGCTCGAGCGCAGCGGTATGGCCGAGGACCTGCTCGATACGGTGGGCCGGATCTTCGGGGGGGTGCGTGGGGGCCTCGCCTATGCGGTGATCTTCGTCGGCGCCCTGCTGGCTGCCACTACCGGGGTGGTCGCCGCCTCGGTGATCGCCATGGGGCTGATCTCGCTGCCCATCATGCTGCGCTACGGCTATGACCGGCCCCTGGCGGCGGGGGTGATCGCGGCCAGCGGGACCCTGGCTCAGATCATCCCGCCCTCACTGGTGCTGATCGTGATGGCCGACGTGCTCGGCCGCTCGGTGGGGGATATGTATAAGGGGGCGCTGCTGCCGGGGCTGCTCCTGACCGGGTTCTATGTACTCTATGTCTTCGGCAACTCGGTATTGCGTCCGCACGCACTCCCGGCCTTGCCCGCGTCGGCGCGGACCCTGCGCGGGCGCGCCCTGGCCTGGCGGATCAGCGTCGCCCTGATCCCGCCGCTGGCGCTCATCTTCCTGGTGCTCGGGACCATTTTCATCGGCTGGGCGACGCCGACCGAGGGCGGGGCCATGGGGGCCGTGGGTGCGCTGCTGCTGGCCCTCGCCAAGGGCCGCTTGACCCGTGCCGTGCTGGTGCAGGCAATGGCCGCGACGGCGAAGATCACGAGTTTCGTGGTCTTCATCCTGATCGGTTCCAGCGTCTTCAGCCTGACCTTTCGGGGAGTGAGTGGGGACCTGTGGGTGGAGCATCTGCTGCTTGGGCTGCCCGGCGGGGCACTGGGCTTCCTGATCGTCGTTAACCTCATGGTCTTCGTGCTCGCGTTCTTCCTCGATTTCTTCGAGATCGCCTTCATCATCCTGCCGCTCCTGGCCCCGGTGGCGGCGAAGCTCGGGATCGATCTGGTCTGGTTCGGGGTCTTGATCGGGGTCAACCTCCAGACCAGCTTCATGCATCCGCCATTCGGCTTTGCCCTGTTCTATCTGCGCTCGGTCGCGCCGCCCGCGGTGCGCACCGCCGATATCTATTGGGGGGCGGTGCCCTTTTTGGGCATCCAGGTGCTCATGGTCGTGTTGATCGTCGCCTTTCCCCAGGTGGTGAACTGGGGGCTCGATACCACCGCGGCCCGCGGGACCCCGACGGAGGTCACGATCCCGGATCAGGGGGGCGGGGCCAGCCTGCTCGATAGTCAGGAATATGATGGGGCGTTCAAGGTGCAGGACGAAAGTGGGAAGCAATGA
- a CDS encoding DUF433 domain-containing protein, whose amino-acid sequence MHPTVIEIDAQVMGGTPVFTGTRVPIATLIDYLEGGESIDDFLEGFPSVRREQVIGFLEEVKEKTLAAA is encoded by the coding sequence ATGCATCCCACAGTAATCGAGATCGACGCCCAAGTGATGGGCGGTACGCCCGTATTCACCGGAACCCGCGTGCCGATCGCGACCTTGATCGACTACTTGGAGGGCGGTGAGTCGATTGATGATTTTCTCGAAGGCTTCCCAAGTGTCCGCCGGGAGCAGGTGATTGGCTTCCTGGAGGAAGTCAAGGAGAAGACCCTTGCCGCAGCTTAG
- a CDS encoding TRAP transporter substrate-binding protein: MRRRDFLRSAGIGAAAAGLALPARAETPTIKWRLASSFPKSLDTIYGGAETLTRRVSELTEGRFEIRVFAGGELVPPFGVLDAVQQATVECGHTVSYYYFGKNRALALETTIPFGLNARQLNAWTWYGGGMELLRALFAEYNILNFPGGSTGAQMGGWYRKEIRSLKDIEGLKIRIPGFGAEIFSRMGALPQTLPGAEVYPALERGAIDAAEWTVPSDDEKLGFYKVAKYYYYPGWWEPGAQLVFYVNKDQWAALPPAYQAAFQTAAAEAHMMMLAAYDAKNPPAMQRLVQNGAVIKRFPDDVLLKAYETALAVYAEESARNPAFKGIYDSLRTFQETSDAWWGVAESSMTNFLLAMRRKK, from the coding sequence ATGCGCAGACGTGATTTCCTGAGAAGCGCCGGCATCGGCGCCGCCGCTGCCGGTCTGGCCCTCCCGGCCCGGGCCGAGACCCCGACCATCAAGTGGCGCCTGGCATCGAGCTTCCCCAAGAGCCTGGACACCATCTACGGCGGCGCCGAGACCCTGACCCGACGGGTGTCCGAACTGACCGAGGGTCGCTTCGAGATCCGGGTCTTCGCCGGCGGCGAGCTGGTCCCGCCCTTCGGGGTGCTGGACGCCGTGCAGCAGGCCACCGTGGAGTGCGGCCACACCGTCTCCTATTACTATTTCGGCAAGAACCGGGCCCTGGCGCTCGAGACCACTATCCCCTTCGGGCTCAATGCCCGGCAACTCAACGCCTGGACCTGGTACGGCGGCGGCATGGAACTGCTGCGCGCCCTGTTCGCCGAGTACAACATCCTGAACTTCCCGGGCGGCAGCACCGGGGCCCAGATGGGCGGCTGGTACCGCAAGGAAATCCGGTCACTGAAGGACATCGAGGGGCTCAAGATCCGCATCCCCGGCTTCGGTGCCGAGATCTTCTCCCGCATGGGCGCCCTCCCCCAAACACTCCCCGGCGCCGAGGTCTATCCCGCCCTGGAGCGCGGGGCCATCGACGCGGCGGAATGGACGGTCCCCTCGGACGACGAGAAGCTCGGCTTCTACAAGGTCGCCAAATATTATTACTACCCGGGCTGGTGGGAGCCGGGTGCCCAACTCGTCTTCTATGTCAACAAGGACCAGTGGGCCGCACTCCCGCCCGCCTACCAGGCCGCCTTCCAGACCGCCGCCGCGGAGGCCCACATGATGATGCTGGCCGCCTACGACGCCAAGAACCCGCCCGCCATGCAGCGGCTGGTGCAGAACGGTGCGGTGATCAAGCGCTTCCCGGACGACGTGCTGCTCAAGGCCTACGAGACCGCGCTGGCCGTCTATGCCGAAGAGTCGGCCAGGAACCCCGCCTTCAAGGGGATCTATGACTCGCTGCGCACTTTCCAGGAGACCTCCGATGCCTGGTGGGGAGTGGCAGAGTCGTCGATGACCAACTTCTTGTTGGCGATGCGGCGAAAGAAGTAA
- the gvpA gene encoding gas vesicle structural protein GvpA, producing the protein MAKVANSTDSSSLAEVVDRILDKGIVIDAWLKVSLVGIELLAVEARIVIASVETYLKYAEAIGLTAPAAAPA; encoded by the coding sequence ATGGCAAAAGTCGCCAACTCCACCGATTCCTCCAGCCTGGCCGAAGTTGTTGACCGCATCCTGGACAAGGGCATCGTGATCGATGCGTGGTTGAAGGTCTCGCTCGTCGGTATCGAGTTGCTCGCCGTCGAAGCCCGTATCGTCATCGCGTCGGTTGAGACCTACCTGAAGTATGCCGAGGCCATCGGCCTCACCGCGCCCGCCGCTGCCCCGGCCTGA
- a CDS encoding SLC13 family permease — protein MSMVLIVFVVVYLGMMLGHLPWLKVDRAAIALGGAVALLAASRLTETQALASIDFSTIGMLFGLMLISIQFEMSGLYAAVSAAVARVRTPPPVLLALLIALAGAMSAFLTNDVVAVAMTPVVLAISLSRGLNPVPFLLAIAFATNAGSVATIIGSPQNMLIGEQLHLSFAGFMAYTAVPALLSLAVVWLALMFFYRDRWRLERSAAPLGVAPAAAPDAPRFDRWETGKGVLVLGFVLYAFIFTDWNRGLVATSAGAFMLFNARFMSRSMLHRMDWGLLILFVGLFIVNGAFQDTGMPQQLVADLKTAGFDLQHSGVLFAASAILSDITSNVPTVMLLLPYASDPAAGPLMALASGLSSNLIVIGSLANIIVVDAANARGLNISFWEFAKVGVPVALTTLLVAWVWVRYLM, from the coding sequence ATGTCCATGGTCCTGATCGTCTTTGTCGTGGTCTATCTGGGCATGATGCTCGGCCACCTGCCGTGGCTCAAGGTGGACCGCGCAGCCATCGCCTTGGGCGGTGCCGTCGCCCTCCTGGCCGCCTCCAGGTTGACCGAGACCCAGGCCCTGGCCAGCATCGACTTCAGTACCATCGGGATGCTCTTTGGGCTCATGCTGATCTCGATCCAATTCGAGATGTCCGGACTCTATGCCGCGGTGTCGGCGGCCGTCGCCCGGGTCCGGACGCCGCCGCCGGTCCTGCTCGCCCTGCTCATTGCGCTCGCGGGTGCCATGTCCGCCTTTCTCACCAACGACGTGGTGGCGGTTGCCATGACCCCGGTGGTGCTCGCCATCAGTCTGAGCCGCGGCCTGAATCCGGTGCCCTTTCTCCTGGCCATCGCCTTTGCCACCAATGCCGGTTCGGTGGCGACCATCATCGGCAGCCCCCAGAACATGCTGATCGGCGAGCAACTGCACCTCTCGTTTGCGGGCTTCATGGCCTACACCGCGGTGCCCGCCCTGCTGTCATTGGCCGTCGTGTGGCTCGCCCTGATGTTCTTCTACCGCGACCGCTGGCGGCTGGAACGCTCAGCCGCGCCGCTTGGCGTCGCCCCGGCGGCGGCCCCGGATGCGCCCCGATTCGACCGCTGGGAAACCGGCAAAGGCGTGCTGGTCCTGGGTTTCGTCCTCTATGCCTTCATCTTCACCGACTGGAACCGGGGCCTGGTGGCGACCAGTGCCGGGGCCTTCATGCTGTTCAACGCCCGCTTTATGTCGCGCAGCATGCTGCACCGGATGGACTGGGGCCTGCTGATCCTCTTCGTCGGGCTCTTCATCGTCAACGGCGCCTTCCAGGATACGGGGATGCCCCAGCAATTGGTCGCGGACCTGAAGACGGCCGGTTTCGACCTCCAGCATAGTGGCGTACTCTTCGCCGCGAGCGCCATCCTGAGCGACATCACCTCGAATGTACCCACCGTCATGCTGCTCCTGCCCTATGCCAGTGACCCCGCGGCCGGGCCCCTGATGGCACTGGCCAGCGGGCTGTCGAGCAATCTTATTGTCATCGGCAGCCTGGCCAATATCATCGTGGTCGATGCGGCCAATGCCAGGGGGCTCAACATCTCATTTTGGGAGTTCGCCAAGGTCGGCGTGCCGGTCGCCTTGACGACCCTGCTGGTCGCCTGGGTCTGGGTCAGATACCTGATGTAG
- a CDS encoding PPK2 family polyphosphate kinase, giving the protein MNYTKKLIVAPGSKVRLREFDPAFHGKGAAEQNADEELAAAKARLGELQRKMYGDNQHSLLIVLQGLDAAGKDGVCWHVIGGMDPQGCKVQGFKVPTAAEAAHDFLWRIHQHAPAKGEVAVFNRSHYEDVLVARVHKLVPRKVWERRYDLINEWERLLQVENGTTILKFCLVVSKEEQLRRFAERLDDPHRQWKISDADYKEREFFSDYLDAFDEALERTSTAQAPWFTIPCDHKWFRNLAVANIVAEALEAMDLQYPKPTVNLEQVRREYHSAVGEEKAGGKRKKD; this is encoded by the coding sequence ATGAATTACACCAAGAAACTGATCGTCGCGCCGGGCAGCAAGGTCCGGCTCCGGGAGTTCGATCCGGCCTTTCACGGCAAAGGCGCGGCCGAGCAGAATGCGGACGAGGAACTGGCGGCGGCCAAGGCCCGGCTCGGCGAACTCCAGCGCAAGATGTATGGCGACAACCAGCACTCGCTCCTGATCGTGCTGCAGGGCCTGGACGCCGCCGGCAAGGACGGGGTCTGCTGGCACGTCATCGGCGGCATGGACCCCCAGGGGTGCAAGGTCCAGGGGTTCAAGGTGCCCACCGCCGCGGAGGCGGCGCACGACTTCCTGTGGCGCATTCACCAACACGCGCCGGCCAAGGGGGAGGTGGCCGTGTTCAACCGCTCGCACTATGAGGACGTACTGGTCGCCCGGGTCCATAAACTGGTCCCGCGCAAGGTCTGGGAACGGCGCTACGACCTGATCAATGAGTGGGAGCGCCTGCTCCAGGTCGAAAACGGCACGACTATCCTCAAGTTCTGCCTGGTCGTCTCGAAAGAAGAACAACTCAGGCGCTTCGCCGAGCGGTTGGACGACCCCCATCGGCAGTGGAAGATCAGCGACGCCGATTATAAGGAGCGCGAATTCTTCAGCGACTACCTGGACGCCTTCGACGAGGCCCTGGAGCGCACCTCGACCGCGCAGGCCCCCTGGTTCACCATCCCCTGCGACCACAAATGGTTCCGCAACCTGGCCGTCGCCAACATCGTCGCCGAGGCCCTGGAGGCGATGGACCTGCAATATCCCAAGCCCACGGTCAACCTCGAGCAAGTCCGGCGCGAGTACCACTCGGCGGTAGGCGAGGAGAAGGCGGGAGGGAAGCGCAAGAAGGACTGA
- a CDS encoding gamma carbonic anhydrase family protein, translating into MPLYALDGVAPSLPAPERYWIAPDAQVIGKVTLLEDASLWFGVVARGDNEEILVGAGSNVQDGTVLHTDPGFAITIGAGCTIGHRAILHGCTIADDCLIGMGATLLNGATLGRHCLVGAQALVTAGQTFPAGSLVFGSPARRVRGLDDTEIAGIKKTAAHYVANWRRFARSLTPLECRGP; encoded by the coding sequence ATGCCGCTCTATGCCCTCGACGGTGTTGCACCCTCGCTTCCGGCCCCGGAGCGGTACTGGATCGCCCCGGACGCCCAGGTGATCGGCAAGGTCACACTGCTCGAGGATGCCTCCCTGTGGTTCGGCGTCGTCGCGCGCGGTGATAATGAGGAAATCCTGGTGGGTGCCGGCTCCAACGTCCAGGACGGGACCGTCCTGCATACTGACCCCGGCTTTGCAATCACCATCGGCGCCGGCTGCACCATCGGTCACCGCGCGATCCTGCACGGCTGCACCATCGCCGACGATTGCCTGATCGGCATGGGTGCGACCCTGCTGAACGGGGCCACCCTCGGCCGCCATTGTCTGGTCGGCGCCCAGGCCCTGGTGACGGCAGGCCAAACCTTTCCCGCCGGCTCACTCGTCTTCGGCAGTCCGGCGCGGCGTGTGCGGGGGCTCGATGACACGGAGATCGCGGGAATCAAAAAGACCGCCGCGCACTATGTCGCAAACTGGCGACGATTTGCCCGGTCGTTGACCCCGCTCGAGTGCCGCGGGCCTTGA